In a single window of the Nicotiana tomentosiformis chromosome 8, ASM39032v3, whole genome shotgun sequence genome:
- the LOC138897410 gene encoding uncharacterized protein, with the protein MINMIFRGNEINRVTFSAEKKTKLSITHSKRLQEDDITFTEEDTDGLLLPHNDALVILLNVLDFKIKCVLVDPRSSANIIQWRVLEQDKLTESIISATKLLAGYNLVSVMTRGEILLLMNAEGVMKTTFFEVVDGDMGYNIILERPLLHEMKVIPSIYHQLLKFPTPERIKQIKGDQREAREMNAISVSSSKGKESMA; encoded by the coding sequence atgatcaacatgatctttagggggaacgagattaacagGGTCACCTTTTCGGCGGAAAAGAAGACTAAACTATCGATAACGCACAGCAAAAGACTCCAGgaggacgatatcactttcacggaggaggacacAGACGGATTACTGTTaccacacaatgatgcactggtaattttgttaaatgtgttagattttaaaattaagtgtgttctagtggatccaagaagttcggctaatatcatacaatggagggtaTTGGAACAAGATAAACTCACCGAAAGCATTATTTCGGCAACAAAACTCCTCGCTGGATACAACCTTGTGAGCGTGATGACCCGGGGAGAGATCCTGCTGCTCATgaacgctgaaggagtaatgaaaacaactttcttcgaagtagtggatggtgatatgggatacaacatcatcttgGAAAGGCCATTGCTACACGAGATGAAAGTCATACCTTCGATATATCACCAATTActgaagtttccaacgcccgaaAGAATCAAGCAGATAAAAGGTGACCAACGGgaagcaagggagatgaatgcaatctcagtttccagcagcaaagggaaggagagcatggcatag